Proteins co-encoded in one Arachis hypogaea cultivar Tifrunner chromosome 13, arahy.Tifrunner.gnm2.J5K5, whole genome shotgun sequence genomic window:
- the LOC112738208 gene encoding deoxyribodipyrimidine photo-lyase isoform X2, translated as MASAASLMSLQPGRIRTLKEGSKAGLDAGMGPVVYWMFRDQRVKDNWALIHAVHQANKSNVPVAVVFNLFDQFLGAKSRHLGFMLRGLRRVSDQLHQTLQIPFFLLRGEAEETVPKFLSECGASMLVTDFSPLREVRRCKEEICKKVNESLTVHEVDAHNIVPLWVASEKLEYSAKTIRGKINKKLSEYLIDFPTIEPQTRKWTITKNHSVDWDDLIADVLRKGTEVPEVNWCEPGEDAAMEVLMGSKNGFLTKRLRNYSADRNNPCKPTALSGLSPYLHFGQISAQRCALEARKLRSSCPQAIDAFLEELIVRRELADNFCFYQLHYDSLQGAWEWARKTLLDHAADKREHTYSKEQLEKAQTADPLWNASQLEMVHNGKMHGFMRMYWAKKILEWTSGPEEALEISIYLNNKYELDGRDPSGYVGCMWSICGVHDQGWRERPVFGKIRYMNYAGCKRKFDVDGYIAYVKKLVGEMRKRKAEDLPSQNEKAPRRL; from the exons ATGGCTTCTGCAGCATCTCTAATGTCATTGCAACCGGGTCGAATTCGAACCCTCAAAGAAGGCTCCAAAGCTGGTTTGGATGCAGGTATGGGTCCTGTTGTGTATTGGATGTTCAGAGATCAACGGGTCAAAGACAATTGGGCTCTCATCCACGCTGTTCATCAGGCCAACAAGTCCAACGTCCCTGTTGCCGTTGTTTTTAATCTCTTCGATCAGTTTCTAGGCGCCAAGTCCCGCCATTTAGGGTTTATGCTCAGGGGCTTGCGCCGTGTCTCCGATCAACTGCACCAAACCCTTCAAATCCCCTTCTTCTTGCTTAGG GGAGAAGCAGAGGAAACAGTGCCAAAGTTTCTTAGTGAATGTGGAGCTTCTATGTTGGTGACAGACTTTTCACCCTTGCGGGAAGTGAGGAGGTGCAAAGAAGAGATTTGTAAGAAGGTGAATGAATCGCTTACCGTACATGAAGTGGATGCTCACAACATTGTGCCCCTATGGGTGGCCTCTGAGAAATTGGAGTATAGTGCTAAGACAATTAGGGGAAAGATAAACAAAAAGCTTTCTGAGTATCTGATTGATTTTCCTACCATTGAGCCTCAAACTAGGAAATGGACCATCACCAAGAATCACTCCGTTGACTGGGATGATCTCATTGCTGATGTCTTAAG GAAAGGAACGGAGGTTCCTGAGGTCAATTGGTGTGAGCCCGGGGAAGATGCTGCAATGGAAGTATTGATGGGAAGTAAAAATGGATTCTTGACTAAAAGGTTAAGAAATTATTCTGCAGATCGAAACAACCCCTGCAAACCCACTGCCCTTTCTGGTTTATCTCCCTATTTGCATTTTGGACAGATATCTGCTCAGCGATGTGCTTTGGAAGCTCGGAAGCTGCGCTCTTCATGTCCTCAG GCAATTGATGCTTTCTTGGAGGAGTTGATTGTTCGGCGAGAACTTGCTGATAACTTTTGCTTCTATCAACTGCATTATGATTCATTGCAAGGAGCCTGGGAGTGGGCTCGTAAGACCCTATTGGATCATGCCGCTGATAAGCGAGAACATACATATTC GAAGGAGCAATTGGAGAAGGCCCAAACTGCTGATCCT CTCTGGAATGCTTCTCAGTTGGAGATGGTTCACAATGGAAAGATGCATGGTTTTATGCG CATGTATTGGGCAAAGAAGATACTCGAATGGACAAGTGGACCTGAAGAAGCCCTTGAAATATCCATCTATTTAAACAACAAG TATGAACTGGATGGGAGGGATCCTAGTGGTTATGTTGGTTGCATGTGGTCAATATGCGGGGTTCATGATCAG GGTTGGAGAGAGCGGCCTGTTTTCGGAAAAATTCGATATATGAACTATGCAGGCTGCAAAAGAAAATTTGACGTTGACGGATACATTGCATATGTCAAGAAATTAGTTGGCGAGATGCGGAAGAGAAAGGCTGAGGACTTGCCATCCCAAAATGAGAAAGCACCCCGTCGTTTGTAG
- the LOC112738208 gene encoding deoxyribodipyrimidine photo-lyase isoform X1 produces the protein MASAASLMSLQPGRIRTLKEGSKAGLDAGMGPVVYWMFRDQRVKDNWALIHAVHQANKSNVPVAVVFNLFDQFLGAKSRHLGFMLRGLRRVSDQLHQTLQIPFFLLRGEAEETVPKFLSECGASMLVTDFSPLREVRRCKEEICKKVNESLTVHEVDAHNIVPLWVASEKLEYSAKTIRGKINKKLSEYLIDFPTIEPQTRKWTITKNHSVDWDDLIADVLSRKGTEVPEVNWCEPGEDAAMEVLMGSKNGFLTKRLRNYSADRNNPCKPTALSGLSPYLHFGQISAQRCALEARKLRSSCPQAIDAFLEELIVRRELADNFCFYQLHYDSLQGAWEWARKTLLDHAADKREHTYSKEQLEKAQTADPLWNASQLEMVHNGKMHGFMRMYWAKKILEWTSGPEEALEISIYLNNKYELDGRDPSGYVGCMWSICGVHDQGWRERPVFGKIRYMNYAGCKRKFDVDGYIAYVKKLVGEMRKRKAEDLPSQNEKAPRRL, from the exons ATGGCTTCTGCAGCATCTCTAATGTCATTGCAACCGGGTCGAATTCGAACCCTCAAAGAAGGCTCCAAAGCTGGTTTGGATGCAGGTATGGGTCCTGTTGTGTATTGGATGTTCAGAGATCAACGGGTCAAAGACAATTGGGCTCTCATCCACGCTGTTCATCAGGCCAACAAGTCCAACGTCCCTGTTGCCGTTGTTTTTAATCTCTTCGATCAGTTTCTAGGCGCCAAGTCCCGCCATTTAGGGTTTATGCTCAGGGGCTTGCGCCGTGTCTCCGATCAACTGCACCAAACCCTTCAAATCCCCTTCTTCTTGCTTAGG GGAGAAGCAGAGGAAACAGTGCCAAAGTTTCTTAGTGAATGTGGAGCTTCTATGTTGGTGACAGACTTTTCACCCTTGCGGGAAGTGAGGAGGTGCAAAGAAGAGATTTGTAAGAAGGTGAATGAATCGCTTACCGTACATGAAGTGGATGCTCACAACATTGTGCCCCTATGGGTGGCCTCTGAGAAATTGGAGTATAGTGCTAAGACAATTAGGGGAAAGATAAACAAAAAGCTTTCTGAGTATCTGATTGATTTTCCTACCATTGAGCCTCAAACTAGGAAATGGACCATCACCAAGAATCACTCCGTTGACTGGGATGATCTCATTGCTGATGTCTTAAG TAGGAAAGGAACGGAGGTTCCTGAGGTCAATTGGTGTGAGCCCGGGGAAGATGCTGCAATGGAAGTATTGATGGGAAGTAAAAATGGATTCTTGACTAAAAGGTTAAGAAATTATTCTGCAGATCGAAACAACCCCTGCAAACCCACTGCCCTTTCTGGTTTATCTCCCTATTTGCATTTTGGACAGATATCTGCTCAGCGATGTGCTTTGGAAGCTCGGAAGCTGCGCTCTTCATGTCCTCAG GCAATTGATGCTTTCTTGGAGGAGTTGATTGTTCGGCGAGAACTTGCTGATAACTTTTGCTTCTATCAACTGCATTATGATTCATTGCAAGGAGCCTGGGAGTGGGCTCGTAAGACCCTATTGGATCATGCCGCTGATAAGCGAGAACATACATATTC GAAGGAGCAATTGGAGAAGGCCCAAACTGCTGATCCT CTCTGGAATGCTTCTCAGTTGGAGATGGTTCACAATGGAAAGATGCATGGTTTTATGCG CATGTATTGGGCAAAGAAGATACTCGAATGGACAAGTGGACCTGAAGAAGCCCTTGAAATATCCATCTATTTAAACAACAAG TATGAACTGGATGGGAGGGATCCTAGTGGTTATGTTGGTTGCATGTGGTCAATATGCGGGGTTCATGATCAG GGTTGGAGAGAGCGGCCTGTTTTCGGAAAAATTCGATATATGAACTATGCAGGCTGCAAAAGAAAATTTGACGTTGACGGATACATTGCATATGTCAAGAAATTAGTTGGCGAGATGCGGAAGAGAAAGGCTGAGGACTTGCCATCCCAAAATGAGAAAGCACCCCGTCGTTTGTAG